A region of the Thalassoroseus pseudoceratinae genome:
AAATTTTCCGGGCTGCTGGAGAGATTCCAGGTCCTTCGTTTTCACGGAGTATGTGTCCAGGCGGAGTTCCTCAAGAGCCGGCAATCCGGTGCCGTCAGCGATCGTTTGGATGGCCAGTCCCACGGAAACTTCCGGTGAGATGGAAAGCCGACGGACGTTTGAAAGTGTATCCGAGTCCATCAACGCAGACAGAGCTTGCAGGCCAATATTGCAACCGTTGAGTTCCAGTCGCTTCAAGTTCGTCAAGCGGTCCGACGTCGCCAACTGGCTGATGCCCTCGTCCGTGAGAGCCCCGTTATCGCATATGTTCAACTCCTCGAGCGGGTCCGCATGGCCGTTCTCGAGAATGGCTTTCAGACCGACATCGGTCAGTCCGCAACCTGCCAACGAGAGCCGTTTCCACCGACACTTCGGCCAATTATCGGCCAAGCTTTGGATGTGAATGTCGGTCATGTTGTTGTGGCAAACTTCGACATCCGTCAGTTGCTCCCACAAACGTCCGCGAGCCACATCAGCAAGATCATCGAACGCCAAAAAATCGAGATGCCAAATTTTGAGTTTCTCGAGTCGCGGGAGTGATTCTGTTGTCGCAAGTGCAACCAATCCCGCATGCCCCAAGCCGTTGCTGGTCAGATTCAGTTTGCGGATGTTCTTCAGATGTTTCGATCGCAGAAGTCGTTTCAACCGTCGTGTGCCCATCTGACATGCGGTAAAATTCAGCGAATCCAACCGCTCCAACCATTTCGATTCCAGCAATTCGTTGAGCACGGTTTTCATAGCGTTGATCTTCATCTCGCGAATCGTCGGGGCACGATCCAACAACGCCTCCGCATTTTGCAGGTGATTCTTCGCGTTCAGCGTGACAACTTCCACGAAACCGCGACGGAATTCGTAATTGCGAATGGCCGCAACTTTCAGGTCCTTCGTCCATTTCGATTTGTGCTTTTTGAAGAGCGTGTTCTGCCGTTCTTCCAGCGGTTTTCGGGTCGGATCGTAATCGCCAACCTGTGCCAACTCGCATTGCACGCGGATATATTCCCCCCGCGGATCGCCCTGCTCGTCCAACCAATCCGCGTAGACCAGCCGAGGCAAGTCGTTGTCAGGGTCCTCAACGATCGCTTGCAGAAATTGCTCGTGAGCGGACATGAGCGGTCATCAATATGGGGAGTAGATGAAGATTTTCACGTCGGGCAGTAGTTCTCGCAGTTCGGCCAACACGTCGTCATCCATGGTTCCCGCTAAAATCACGAGCGTTTTGAGTTGTTGCAACCGATTTGGTTGGCGAAGGCTCGCGAGATCGCTGGATTGAATCGGATTGATACTCAGATATAACGTTTCGAGGTTTGGCAGTCCCGTGCTGTGGGCAACGATCGGTAAATAGAACTCCGGAAACAAGGCTGACGAAATGTAGAGTTTGCGCAATTCCACCAAGGATTGCGAATTCAGCACG
Encoded here:
- a CDS encoding TIGR02996 domain-containing protein, translating into MSAHEQFLQAIVEDPDNDLPRLVYADWLDEQGDPRGEYIRVQCELAQVGDYDPTRKPLEERQNTLFKKHKSKWTKDLKVAAIRNYEFRRGFVEVVTLNAKNHLQNAEALLDRAPTIREMKINAMKTVLNELLESKWLERLDSLNFTACQMGTRRLKRLLRSKHLKNIRKLNLTSNGLGHAGLVALATTESLPRLEKLKIWHLDFLAFDDLADVARGRLWEQLTDVEVCHNNMTDIHIQSLADNWPKCRWKRLSLAGCGLTDVGLKAILENGHADPLEELNICDNGALTDEGISQLATSDRLTNLKRLELNGCNIGLQALSALMDSDTLSNVRRLSISPEVSVGLAIQTIADGTGLPALEELRLDTYSVKTKDLESLQQPGKFHQLKTLIYPSYFAEADVSAELNRLLSNVNVV